In Gimesia benthica, a single window of DNA contains:
- a CDS encoding restriction endonuclease subunit S, whose amino-acid sequence MDRPETLLNGWSFVKLSKIIQDLPSGVSVNGEDRSADPSEAGVLKVSSVSNGRFFPSENKVIRGTEVERARMPVSRGDLLISRSNTFDLVGASGMVKENAPNLYLPDKLWKVVLKDPTKDNLEWLLQLLNSSSMRQSLKNIATGTSGSMKNISKPSFLSIRVLRPTFPEQQKIAAILSTWDRAIELTEKLIVAKQKRKQALMQQLLTGDFRLSKFAKGTQTDFDGIVRIPAAVRRGIYPPSVQPGIPKLADPPNGWKRKKMADLLHIEKRSVRLEDDTEYQLVVAKRNRGGIEPRERLLGRDIKTPTQFEVRGGDFLISRRQIIHGACGVVPASLNGAIVSNEYSVCTVNGELDMTFLKYLTHSLYFQQTCFHASVGVALEKMIFKIEQWLMFPFLIPPIEEQRAIAAVLVTADLEIDLLNKRYLLLNTQKNGLMQQLLTGNTRVIPVSERKTDA is encoded by the coding sequence ATGGATAGGCCCGAAACTTTGTTAAATGGTTGGAGTTTTGTGAAACTGTCGAAGATTATTCAAGATCTTCCATCAGGCGTTAGCGTCAATGGGGAAGATCGCTCCGCTGACCCCAGCGAAGCTGGTGTATTAAAGGTGAGCAGCGTGTCGAATGGCCGTTTCTTTCCTTCTGAGAATAAAGTTATACGTGGAACGGAAGTAGAAAGAGCAAGAATGCCAGTCAGTCGTGGCGATTTGCTCATTAGTCGCTCGAACACCTTTGACTTGGTGGGAGCATCGGGAATGGTTAAGGAGAACGCCCCCAATTTGTATCTCCCCGATAAATTATGGAAAGTAGTTCTCAAAGATCCAACAAAAGACAACTTGGAGTGGCTTCTTCAATTGCTTAACTCATCTTCAATGAGGCAGTCGCTCAAGAATATTGCCACTGGCACCAGTGGAAGCATGAAGAACATTTCCAAGCCATCATTTCTCTCTATTCGAGTGTTACGTCCGACATTTCCCGAACAGCAGAAGATAGCCGCCATTCTTTCGACGTGGGATCGGGCGATTGAATTGACCGAGAAATTGATTGTAGCCAAGCAGAAACGCAAACAAGCCCTTATGCAGCAGCTTCTCACCGGCGATTTTCGGCTTTCTAAGTTCGCAAAGGGCACTCAAACTGACTTCGATGGCATTGTCAGGATTCCCGCTGCTGTTCGCAGAGGCATTTACCCTCCTAGCGTCCAGCCCGGCATTCCAAAACTCGCAGACCCGCCCAACGGCTGGAAGCGGAAGAAGATGGCCGACTTGCTACACATCGAGAAGCGATCAGTTCGTTTGGAGGACGATACCGAATATCAACTTGTCGTTGCAAAGAGGAATCGTGGGGGGATTGAACCAAGGGAACGCCTTCTTGGTCGAGACATCAAGACTCCGACGCAGTTTGAAGTTCGTGGAGGTGACTTTTTGATTTCTCGACGACAAATCATCCATGGTGCATGTGGGGTTGTCCCCGCCAGTCTCAATGGTGCCATAGTTTCGAATGAATATTCCGTTTGCACCGTCAACGGGGAACTAGACATGACCTTTCTAAAGTACCTGACGCACTCGCTTTATTTTCAGCAAACGTGTTTTCATGCCAGCGTCGGTGTTGCATTAGAGAAGATGATTTTCAAGATCGAACAATGGCTCATGTTTCCATTTCTCATCCCTCCTATTGAGGAGCAGAGAGCAATTGCTGCTGTTTTGGTTACAGCAGATCTGGAGATAGACTTGCTAAACAAGCGTTATTTACTTCTCAATACTCAAAAAAATGGACTCATGCAACAGCTTCTTACTGGGAATACTCGAGTAATACCTGTAAGCGAAAGAAAAACAGATGCTTGA
- a CDS encoding type I restriction endonuclease subunit R encodes MAVSEFLEDLVSHLPALQLLQQVGYQYLTPTEALDLRGGKRSRVILESILHDQLRKLNQINFKGQTHDFTESNLKNAVDALTNIPFDGLVKTNEQAFDLLTLGKAQEQTIDGNKRSYTLQYIDWEHPENNVYHIADEFEVERTASHELRRPDIVLFVNGIPLAVIECKRPDEHDAVEVGISQHLRNQRQGEIPGLFVYSQLLGSICQNAGKYATAGTPKKFWSTWKEEHAGDLDVKLAKLINTPLSQEQIGRLFESRKPSIVSKMKEILAAGKRLPSPQDRMLYCLFRPERLLEMTHRYIVFDKNQKKIARYQQYFAIGETLARVTKTKGDEQRPGGVIWHTTGSGKSLTMVMLAKALSLEPSIKNPKVVIVTDRVDLDRQIWKTFLACRKSVERANSGKHLVELVSQGKADIITTIIDKFESAASSHELKDESNNVFVLVDESHRSQYGLAHAKMKQVFPNACYIGFTGTPLLKKEKSTATKFGGFIHSYPMRKAVEDKAVTPILYEGRMSELHGDQKAIDKWFDRITKDLSDEQKADLKKKFRREEELTKTSERLYEIAFDLVSHFCENFKRTPFKGQFAVSSKAMALKYHQLFEEIGKESPDRKISSRVIISPPDTREDNETIEEEDIPEIQQFWKQMMDQFGSEKKYLERTIDDFENKPAPEIIICVDKLLTGFDAPCNTVLYIDKRLRDHNILQAIARVNRLFDGKDFGLVVDYRGIFGELDEAVKQYDSLSGFDEEDLEGTFTNVEEEISKLKERHTNVWSVFKGVQNRQDLEAMQQHLRPEDVRQDFYDALNEFSKTLQLAMSSAKFHDDTPKEAIQNYLSDMKYFRNLRAAVKQRYNEAIDYKEYEDQIRNMVDKYIGADEVKRIAEPVNIFEVDNLEEELEGIEGTAAKADYIASRVKKTCTEKMDEDPVLYQRLSEVIDEAIQEYIEKRMSEEAYFQKMFDLWNEAKEQGSSNVPAELRSDPEAKAYFRLFQDGFEKAAGEERDDLAGIAAETALKAKKIIDEKKIRDWTDNRDVENAILNDLDDLLFAAKGRYDLNLTGEDIDEILESIIRVAKRREVQK; translated from the coding sequence ATGGCAGTTTCGGAGTTCCTTGAAGATTTGGTCTCGCACCTGCCGGCGTTGCAACTTTTGCAACAGGTCGGCTACCAGTACCTCACTCCGACTGAGGCACTCGATCTGCGAGGCGGCAAACGCAGCCGGGTCATATTGGAATCAATTCTGCACGATCAACTCCGTAAATTAAACCAGATCAACTTCAAGGGACAAACACACGACTTCACTGAATCCAATCTCAAGAATGCCGTCGATGCCCTGACCAATATTCCCTTCGATGGTTTGGTGAAAACTAACGAACAAGCATTCGATCTGCTGACGCTGGGAAAAGCTCAAGAACAGACCATCGATGGAAACAAACGGAGTTACACGCTCCAGTACATTGATTGGGAACATCCTGAGAATAACGTCTATCACATTGCCGACGAGTTCGAAGTTGAGCGAACTGCTTCCCATGAACTACGGCGTCCTGACATTGTGCTGTTCGTAAACGGGATTCCGTTGGCTGTGATCGAGTGCAAGCGACCTGATGAACATGATGCAGTTGAGGTCGGAATCAGCCAGCATCTTCGTAATCAGCGACAGGGCGAGATTCCCGGTTTGTTCGTTTATTCCCAACTACTCGGTTCGATCTGCCAGAATGCAGGCAAATATGCTACAGCCGGAACTCCCAAGAAGTTCTGGTCTACATGGAAAGAAGAACACGCTGGCGATCTTGATGTAAAGTTGGCAAAGCTGATCAATACTCCACTTTCTCAAGAACAGATTGGCCGACTGTTCGAAAGCCGTAAACCATCGATTGTCTCCAAAATGAAGGAGATTCTGGCAGCAGGAAAGCGACTCCCATCGCCTCAAGATCGAATGCTCTACTGTCTATTCCGACCAGAACGACTACTGGAGATGACGCATCGGTACATTGTCTTTGATAAGAATCAAAAGAAGATTGCCCGATACCAGCAGTATTTTGCGATTGGTGAGACACTGGCTCGTGTCACTAAAACGAAGGGAGATGAACAAAGGCCGGGAGGGGTGATCTGGCACACGACGGGTTCTGGAAAATCTTTAACAATGGTAATGCTCGCCAAGGCGTTGTCACTCGAACCATCAATCAAGAATCCAAAAGTTGTCATCGTCACCGACCGAGTGGATCTTGATCGACAAATCTGGAAGACGTTTCTCGCCTGCCGTAAATCGGTTGAGAGAGCAAACAGCGGGAAGCATCTAGTGGAACTGGTGTCACAGGGCAAAGCCGACATCATCACCACGATCATCGACAAGTTTGAGTCAGCGGCGTCTTCCCACGAACTAAAAGACGAGAGCAATAATGTCTTTGTTCTGGTTGATGAAAGCCATCGTAGCCAGTACGGACTGGCTCACGCCAAGATGAAACAGGTATTTCCCAATGCCTGCTACATCGGTTTCACCGGCACACCATTATTGAAGAAAGAAAAAAGTACCGCCACGAAGTTTGGTGGCTTTATCCACAGTTATCCGATGCGAAAGGCTGTTGAAGATAAGGCGGTCACTCCAATTCTATACGAAGGGCGGATGTCGGAGCTTCATGGTGACCAGAAAGCCATCGATAAGTGGTTCGACCGAATTACCAAGGATCTGTCCGATGAGCAAAAAGCTGATCTCAAGAAGAAGTTTCGCCGGGAAGAGGAACTCACAAAGACCTCCGAACGGTTGTATGAAATCGCTTTCGATCTGGTGTCTCATTTTTGTGAAAACTTCAAGAGGACGCCTTTCAAAGGTCAGTTTGCTGTCAGTAGCAAAGCGATGGCTTTGAAATACCACCAGTTGTTCGAGGAAATCGGGAAAGAATCCCCGGACAGAAAGATTTCCTCTCGTGTGATTATCTCGCCACCTGACACACGGGAGGACAACGAGACCATTGAAGAAGAAGATATTCCAGAAATTCAGCAGTTCTGGAAACAGATGATGGATCAGTTCGGCTCAGAGAAAAAATATCTCGAACGAACCATTGACGACTTCGAAAATAAACCGGCCCCAGAAATCATCATCTGTGTGGATAAACTCCTGACTGGCTTCGACGCTCCCTGCAACACCGTTCTTTACATCGACAAGCGACTCCGGGATCACAATATCCTGCAAGCCATCGCTCGTGTGAATCGTCTGTTTGACGGAAAAGACTTTGGTTTGGTCGTTGATTACCGGGGGATTTTCGGAGAACTGGATGAGGCCGTTAAACAATATGACTCGTTAAGTGGATTTGATGAGGAAGATCTTGAGGGTACATTCACAAATGTAGAAGAAGAGATCTCCAAGCTGAAAGAGCGACATACAAATGTCTGGTCTGTCTTTAAGGGAGTCCAGAACCGGCAGGATTTGGAAGCAATGCAGCAGCATCTTCGTCCCGAAGATGTGAGGCAGGATTTCTATGATGCCTTGAATGAATTCTCAAAAACGCTCCAACTGGCGATGTCATCAGCTAAATTTCATGACGATACTCCGAAGGAAGCAATCCAGAATTATCTGAGTGACATGAAGTATTTCCGTAATCTCCGGGCAGCCGTCAAACAACGGTATAATGAAGCGATTGATTACAAAGAATATGAAGACCAGATTCGGAACATGGTCGACAAATATATTGGGGCCGATGAAGTCAAACGCATTGCTGAGCCGGTCAACATCTTTGAAGTGGATAATTTGGAAGAAGAATTAGAAGGAATTGAAGGCACGGCTGCCAAGGCGGACTACATTGCCTCACGTGTCAAAAAGACCTGTACCGAGAAGATGGATGAAGATCCGGTTCTCTATCAGAGATTATCAGAAGTCATTGACGAAGCGATTCAGGAATACATTGAAAAACGAATGAGTGAGGAAGCTTACTTCCAGAAAATGTTCGACCTTTGGAATGAGGCAAAGGAGCAAGGTTCTTCTAACGTTCCGGCAGAATTACGAAGTGATCCAGAAGCCAAAGCATATTTCCGACTGTTTCAGGATGGATTTGAGAAAGCTGCTGGTGAAGAAAGAGACGATCTGGCTGGGATCGCTGCTGAAACTGCATTAAAAGCCAAGAAAATCATCGATGAGAAAAAGATTCGTGACTGGACCGACAACCGGGATGTTGAGAACGCAATTCTGAATGACCTCGATGATCTGCTATTTGCCGCAAAAGGTCGCTACGATTTGAATCTGACAGGCGAGGATATTGACGAAATTCTCGAAAGTATCATCCGTGTCGCCAAACGCCGGGAGGTTCAGAAATGA
- a CDS encoding M48 family metallopeptidase gives MTPRNGATTLKSRRLAIQYGRKKIDYDLSYSSRKTLAIDVHPDLSVAVTAPKDATDSAVKEKIQKRASWIIKQQRFFENYLPTIPPRRYVSGESHRYLGRQYRLRVHKGDEDAVKMARGQINVYIINAKDKSRIKPLVVGWFRLRSEVVFREIFDSVVTKAVRYGIEADGFEIRRMRNRWGSCTREGRILLNPDLIIAPKMCIEYVIIHELCHLQEYNHSPKFYRLLKKIMPDWEQRRERLNDCVVE, from the coding sequence ATGACTCCCCGGAACGGAGCCACCACGCTAAAATCACGGCGACTGGCTATCCAGTATGGTCGCAAGAAGATCGACTATGATCTTTCTTATTCATCACGCAAAACATTGGCAATCGACGTTCATCCAGACCTGTCGGTTGCCGTGACTGCTCCAAAAGATGCTACAGATTCTGCTGTAAAAGAGAAGATACAGAAACGAGCATCTTGGATCATTAAGCAACAGAGATTCTTCGAGAACTATCTCCCTACTATTCCTCCCCGACGATACGTCAGTGGTGAGTCACATCGCTATTTGGGGCGGCAATATCGTCTTCGTGTCCATAAGGGAGACGAAGACGCTGTGAAAATGGCACGGGGCCAGATCAATGTCTATATCATCAATGCAAAAGACAAAAGCCGGATCAAGCCTCTTGTCGTTGGTTGGTTTCGCCTGCGTTCTGAGGTCGTTTTTCGAGAGATATTTGATTCAGTGGTGACTAAAGCCGTTCGGTATGGGATTGAGGCCGATGGCTTCGAAATCCGACGTATGAGAAATCGTTGGGGGAGTTGTACGCGTGAAGGTCGAATCCTGCTGAATCCTGACCTCATTATCGCTCCCAAAATGTGCATAGAGTATGTGATCATCCACGAACTCTGTCATCTTCAAGAGTATAACCATAGTCCAAAATTTTACCGATTACTGAAAAAGATCATGCCGGATTGGGAACAACGGCGTGAGCGATTGAATGATTGTGTGGTGGAGTGA
- a CDS encoding RelA/SpoT domain-containing protein, protein MSNLKSKYTKRYEKFLLPASAKLKEFLEELFLGNDNICWISVRPKSIKRFLAKTKAKLGEDQKYNDPMNEIQDQLGALITVRYLSDVKIIQDKVDQFISGIERQFIEPKSASEFGYIGYHFIKFLPTDITANIDSDDGPDFFELQIKTLFQYAWSETNHKIGYERHQELTEEQKKMTAYIAAQAWGADRSIEELNNQLNNGTPDV, encoded by the coding sequence ATGAGCAATTTAAAATCCAAATACACGAAACGATACGAAAAGTTTCTATTACCTGCATCTGCTAAGCTTAAAGAATTTTTAGAAGAATTATTTTTGGGTAATGACAATATATGTTGGATTTCAGTGCGGCCCAAGAGCATTAAAAGATTTTTAGCGAAAACAAAAGCTAAGCTAGGAGAAGATCAAAAATATAATGACCCCATGAATGAAATTCAGGATCAGTTAGGGGCCTTGATCACAGTACGATATCTTTCTGATGTTAAAATAATACAAGATAAAGTTGATCAATTTATTTCAGGAATAGAACGGCAGTTTATAGAGCCTAAATCTGCGTCTGAGTTTGGATATATTGGATATCACTTCATTAAATTTTTACCCACTGACATCACGGCAAACATAGACTCTGATGACGGACCGGATTTTTTTGAATTACAAATCAAGACACTCTTCCAATATGCATGGTCTGAAACGAATCACAAAATTGGTTATGAGCGTCATCAGGAATTAACCGAGGAGCAAAAAAAAATGACCGCATATATAGCTGCTCAAGCATGGGGAGCAGATCGATCAATAGAAGAATTAAACAATCAATTGAATAATGGAACCCCTGATGTTTGA
- a CDS encoding NUDIX hydrolase, giving the protein MFEYVKDAIKFLYDRRTRKRILGYRPTVICLIQNTENEDLFLFIRPAQKSHAWMAPQEGIEATESIEDAAIRCLEDELSITENKVHYRRSVWLGVEKIPEQTGERDVEHSVFKMRGKAYYAALIKVSSSVMISCNPSEVAESEWLSIEMIRARLNTNSDRKQKLIKLMFSKLLNTNINSA; this is encoded by the coding sequence ATGTTTGAATATGTGAAGGATGCCATAAAATTTCTCTACGATCGACGAACACGTAAACGAATATTGGGATATCGCCCAACTGTCATCTGCCTGATTCAAAATACAGAAAACGAAGATTTGTTTTTGTTTATTCGTCCCGCTCAGAAGTCTCATGCTTGGATGGCACCACAAGAAGGGATTGAGGCAACTGAATCAATCGAGGATGCAGCAATACGGTGTCTTGAAGATGAATTAAGCATAACGGAAAATAAGGTACACTATCGCAGGTCAGTCTGGTTAGGTGTAGAAAAAATACCTGAGCAAACTGGCGAGCGTGATGTAGAGCATTCCGTTTTCAAAATGCGTGGCAAGGCTTATTATGCTGCTCTTATAAAAGTGTCATCATCCGTAATGATTTCATGTAATCCTTCTGAAGTTGCCGAGAGTGAATGGTTATCTATTGAAATGATTCGGGCACGCTTAAACACAAACTCAGATCGAAAACAGAAATTGATCAAATTGATGTTCAGTAAGCTTTTGAATACTAACATCAACTCCGCTTGA
- a CDS encoding colicin E3/pyocin S6 family cytotoxin, which produces MTNDKAKADSESSHDQKQYHKPPDRLLGFPNSKPVRKKGGRKRWKDTKTKKIYEWDYQHGDVEGWDKTGKRHLGSFDPKKGNQVKPPDPSKKPITPTIVKSMNKERYTLAWYSVENESLIGEEDIPLTQDTIRSWFYLSEEDTAIECYDVTASQRRDLMKLVKHKIDLNEFNYQLEGRADKLT; this is translated from the coding sequence ATGACGAATGACAAAGCAAAGGCAGACTCCGAAAGTTCTCACGACCAAAAACAATACCATAAGCCTCCTGATCGCTTGCTGGGCTTTCCTAACTCAAAACCTGTGAGGAAAAAAGGCGGGCGAAAGCGTTGGAAAGACACAAAAACGAAAAAGATTTATGAGTGGGATTACCAACATGGTGATGTAGAAGGCTGGGACAAAACAGGTAAAAGACATTTAGGGTCCTTCGACCCCAAAAAAGGAAACCAAGTGAAGCCCCCCGATCCTTCAAAGAAACCGATTACACCAACGATTGTAAAATCAATGAATAAAGAGCGATATACACTAGCTTGGTATTCAGTTGAAAATGAGTCCCTTATTGGAGAAGAGGATATTCCGCTTACTCAAGACACTATTCGTAGCTGGTTCTACCTATCTGAAGAGGACACAGCAATTGAATGTTATGATGTGACTGCAAGCCAGAGGAGAGATTTGATGAAACTCGTAAAACACAAAATCGATTTGAACGAATTTAATTACCAACTTGAGGGGAGGGCCGATAAACTTACATGA
- a CDS encoding DUF416 family protein, which translates to MKNPVKNMDDYSEFMTKQLRPLRHFERCLFSVWCADRLLTSYADLLEENLLEQDLRILQDVLNELWDALLSGVIPKKDHLNALEMDFMTIDDGLDALMEDIHPIVSIVQHSVGMCILCCRRNDVGLAQTVAQSVIDGLDCTLEENDPNYSADILFEHPQILDELEAQLAMIKYLKGEYELVANLRTMFG; encoded by the coding sequence ATGAAGAATCCGGTCAAAAACATGGACGACTACTCCGAATTCATGACGAAACAACTTCGCCCCCTCCGTCATTTTGAGCGATGCTTATTTTCCGTCTGGTGTGCCGACCGCCTGCTGACATCTTATGCCGATCTCCTCGAAGAAAATCTTTTAGAACAAGACCTGCGAATTTTACAAGATGTTTTGAACGAGCTTTGGGATGCATTGTTGAGTGGTGTGATTCCTAAGAAAGATCATTTGAATGCCCTCGAAATGGATTTCATGACAATCGATGATGGACTGGACGCTCTGATGGAAGACATTCATCCTATTGTATCTATCGTGCAGCACAGCGTCGGGATGTGCATTCTCTGTTGCCGCAGAAATGATGTTGGGTTGGCTCAAACTGTCGCTCAGTCAGTGATTGATGGCCTTGACTGTACGCTGGAAGAGAATGATCCCAATTATTCGGCAGACATCCTGTTTGAGCATCCCCAGATTTTGGATGAACTTGAGGCTCAGTTGGCTATGATTAAGTACCTGAAAGGTGAGTATGAATTGGTGGCGAATTTGAGGACGATGTTTGGGTGA